In the Gemmatimonadaceae bacterium genome, one interval contains:
- a CDS encoding serine/threonine-protein phosphatase produces the protein MKTPIETRAARMPTPPKGTDAPVMVEAFAVSDVGRTRDHNEDAFVVADLSNGAPIQFDRVIRQPAGAVGHLFMVADGMGGAAAGELASETAIDVVLRYMREQWAPRRSADAPSFVLALETATDIANTSIFRHAAEHPELRGMGTTATIAGLLGDALYLAQVGDSRAYLVRDGVARQITKDQSLMQKLIEAGEITEEEAEISERRNIILQALGPEAIIRIDLTHQRVRRGDILVLCSDGLSGIVRADEIGRAFAEEPDLQMACRRLVATANALGGPDNITVVSARFDGTGLGQPNDDDQVGHRIFAIPGREVGPGESVEELLQAKTAQMEAVFQKTPLELPPAVRLARQEKSLVYRGVLAAAAVVLGGYLVWRLVQLLALG, from the coding sequence GCATGCCGACTCCCCCCAAGGGGACGGATGCGCCGGTGATGGTGGAGGCGTTCGCGGTGTCGGACGTGGGGCGCACGCGCGACCATAACGAGGACGCGTTCGTGGTAGCCGACCTGTCGAACGGTGCGCCGATCCAGTTCGACCGCGTAATTCGGCAGCCGGCGGGCGCGGTGGGGCACCTCTTCATGGTGGCCGACGGGATGGGAGGGGCGGCCGCGGGGGAGCTGGCGAGCGAGACGGCGATCGACGTGGTCCTTCGCTACATGAGGGAGCAGTGGGCGCCGCGGCGCAGCGCCGATGCGCCGTCGTTTGTCCTGGCGCTGGAGACGGCGACCGACATCGCCAACACGTCGATCTTCCGGCATGCCGCGGAGCATCCGGAGCTGCGCGGGATGGGGACGACGGCGACGATTGCCGGGCTGCTGGGCGATGCGCTGTATCTGGCGCAGGTGGGCGATTCGCGCGCCTATCTCGTGCGCGACGGCGTGGCGCGGCAGATCACGAAGGACCAGTCGTTGATGCAGAAGCTGATCGAGGCGGGGGAGATCACGGAGGAAGAGGCGGAGATCAGCGAGCGGCGGAACATCATCCTGCAGGCGCTGGGGCCGGAAGCGATCATCCGGATCGACCTCACGCACCAGCGCGTGCGTCGCGGCGACATCCTGGTGTTGTGCTCGGACGGGCTGTCGGGGATCGTGCGCGCCGACGAGATCGGACGCGCCTTCGCGGAGGAGCCCGACCTACAGATGGCGTGCCGGCGGCTGGTGGCCACGGCGAACGCGCTCGGCGGTCCGGACAACATCACGGTGGTATCGGCGCGCTTCGACGGCACTGGGCTCGGGCAACCTAACGACGACGACCAGGTGGGGCACCGGATCTTTGCGATTCCGGGGCGGGAGGTGGGGCCGGGGGAGTCGGTGGAGGAGCTGCTGCAGGCGAAGACGGCGCAGATGGAGGCGGTGTTCCAGAAGACGCCCCTGGAGTTGCCGCCGGCGGTGCGGCTGGCGCGGCAGGAGAAGTCGCTGGTGTATCGCGGTGTGCTCGCGGCGGCGGCGGTGGTGCTTGGCGGGTATCTCGTCTGGCGTCTCGTGCAGTTGCTCGCGCTGGGGTGA
- a CDS encoding anhydro-N-acetylmuramic acid kinase translates to MTVVVGLMSGTSLDGISAAVVRFARDGARVSSELLAYDVLAYDEEERDRLARALREGTPEEYCRLNFDLGERLARAAIQVIAASGVPRREIAAIASHGQTVWHVPGHSTWQIGESSVIAERVGVPVISDFRVRDMAAGGQGAPLVPMADCLLFSATHWRALQNIGGIGNVSVVPPNGGTGGVRAFDTGPGVVVIDGVTRALVSGMRYDVDGQLARQGIPIDDVVEAALRDPYFSAPPPKSTGRELFTPGYIANFIAQCRAVRAGATPADIIATAVAFTARSIADAYRRFLPEPIEDVVVSGGGARNPALIDALEALIPGRKVVRFDDVFYDGEAKEAVAFALLGYLHLTGAPGNVPAATGAAGGRVLGKLTPA, encoded by the coding sequence AACCTCGCTCGACGGAATCTCCGCCGCCGTCGTGCGCTTTGCACGTGACGGGGCGCGCGTCTCGTCCGAGCTCCTCGCCTACGACGTCCTCGCCTATGACGAGGAAGAGCGCGACCGCCTCGCGCGCGCCTTGCGCGAGGGGACGCCGGAGGAATACTGCCGCCTCAACTTCGACCTGGGAGAACGCCTCGCCCGCGCCGCCATCCAGGTGATCGCCGCCTCGGGCGTCCCGCGCCGCGAGATCGCGGCCATCGCCTCGCACGGGCAGACCGTCTGGCACGTCCCCGGCCACAGCACGTGGCAGATAGGCGAGAGCTCGGTGATCGCCGAGCGTGTGGGTGTCCCCGTCATCTCGGATTTCCGCGTGCGCGACATGGCGGCGGGAGGGCAGGGGGCCCCGCTCGTTCCCATGGCCGACTGCCTCCTCTTCAGCGCCACGCACTGGCGAGCGCTGCAGAACATCGGAGGGATCGGCAACGTGAGTGTCGTCCCGCCTAACGGGGGAACAGGCGGCGTCCGCGCCTTCGACACCGGCCCCGGCGTCGTCGTCATCGACGGCGTGACGCGCGCCCTAGTCTCCGGCATGCGCTACGATGTCGACGGACAGCTTGCCCGCCAGGGTATCCCCATCGACGACGTCGTCGAGGCCGCCCTGCGCGACCCCTACTTCAGCGCCCCCCCGCCCAAGAGCACGGGGCGCGAGCTGTTCACCCCCGGCTACATCGCCAACTTCATCGCCCAGTGCCGCGCCGTGCGCGCCGGGGCGACCCCCGCCGACATCATCGCCACCGCCGTCGCCTTCACCGCGCGCTCCATCGCCGACGCCTATCGCCGCTTCCTCCCCGAGCCCATCGAGGACGTCGTCGTCTCCGGCGGCGGCGCGAGGAACCCCGCCCTCATCGACGCACTCGAGGCGCTCATTCCCGGGCGCAAGGTCGTGCGCTTCGATGACGTCTTCTATGATGGGGAGGCCAAGGAAGCCGTCGCCTTTGCCTTGTTAGGCTACCTGCACCTGACGGGGGCGCCCGGCAATGTCCCGGCGGCGACCGGTGCGGCGGGGGGGCGGGTACTGGGAAAGCTCACGCCGGCGTAG